One genomic window of Polyangium aurulentum includes the following:
- a CDS encoding sigma-70 family RNA polymerase sigma factor → MQYSSRHRHEGQERDDVIAARSDRAAGSQEVSPRAHATLSDDGADATVSDVRQSRSKGESNPWSTPVCPKAIKNYLPLVNQIVAQIARRLPANVLRDDLFSAGVFGLVDSLRRNGGDSGETFEWYARTRIRGAVVDELRAQDWLTRRARAAVTAAGEETEGRTGALVSLDDVTPADEWTHLASTEDDPAAAVEAMDNYRALARAMEKLPERERRIVGMHYFDGVKFKDIGAELGVSEPRVSQLHARALGLLREFIDRAERNTERTRRSPVRPVRPVRPVRAVRAA, encoded by the coding sequence ATGCAGTACTCCTCTAGACACCGACACGAAGGTCAGGAACGAGACGACGTGATCGCCGCCCGGTCCGATCGTGCTGCCGGATCCCAGGAGGTCTCGCCAAGAGCCCACGCCACGCTCTCCGACGATGGCGCGGATGCCACCGTCTCCGATGTGAGGCAGAGCCGCTCCAAGGGGGAGAGCAACCCTTGGAGCACGCCGGTTTGTCCCAAGGCGATCAAAAATTACCTACCGCTCGTGAACCAGATCGTCGCGCAGATCGCCCGGCGTTTGCCGGCGAACGTGCTGCGTGACGACCTCTTCTCCGCAGGGGTCTTCGGGCTCGTCGACTCGCTCCGCCGCAACGGCGGCGACAGCGGAGAAACCTTCGAGTGGTACGCGCGCACGCGCATCCGCGGCGCCGTCGTCGACGAGCTGCGCGCGCAGGACTGGCTGACCCGCCGCGCCCGCGCCGCCGTCACCGCCGCCGGCGAGGAGACCGAGGGTCGCACCGGCGCGCTCGTGAGCCTCGACGACGTGACCCCGGCCGACGAGTGGACCCACCTCGCATCGACTGAAGACGATCCGGCCGCCGCCGTGGAGGCGATGGACAACTACCGCGCCCTCGCCAGGGCGATGGAGAAGCTGCCCGAGCGCGAGCGGCGCATCGTGGGGATGCACTACTTCGACGGCGTGAAATTCAAGGACATCGGCGCCGAGCTCGGCGTGAGCGAGCCCCGCGTGTCGCAGCTCCACGCCCGCGCCCTCGGCCTCCTGCGCGAGTTCATCGACCGCGCCGAGCGCAACACCGAGCGGACTCGACGCAGCCCGGTTCGTCCCGTCCGCCCGGTTCGTCCCGTCCGCGCCGTCCGCGCCGCCTGA
- a CDS encoding DUF882 domain-containing protein, which translates to MSNVVHMQAEASKLGRRLVRWAAAMALAAVASAPVYAEGAEVVHVVARGQTLVRIAQRYRTTVEAIRQTNGLKPGELLKPGLHLVIPEKGKEAEAAKRAAALHSGKPESAKKGAEAGKGSAAGKKNEGKKKDAKALAAEARNRKPATYAQKPKRPGFVRIVRGTEKLEAQLITRGGRLVPSALPGVTRMLRHTASNAKIPIDPRLATLLGMVSDHFGGRTIHVVSGYRPVTPTQYTKHSNHNVGRAVDFMVEGVPNTVVRDFCRTFRNAGVGYYPNSTFVHMDVRSTKVYWVDYSRPGEAPRYDSPVAQAAADEAAGDVDNAPGAVGAPGPEAKKDGSPTSVPQDGGSNGTHPPPSQPVDPTTGNRSSQAPGR; encoded by the coding sequence ATGTCGAACGTAGTACACATGCAGGCAGAGGCGTCGAAGCTCGGGCGCCGCTTGGTTCGATGGGCGGCGGCGATGGCCCTCGCGGCCGTCGCGAGCGCGCCAGTATACGCCGAGGGAGCAGAGGTCGTGCACGTCGTCGCCAGGGGGCAGACGCTCGTGCGCATCGCGCAGCGCTACCGCACGACGGTCGAGGCGATTCGACAGACAAACGGGCTCAAGCCGGGCGAGCTGTTGAAGCCGGGGCTGCACCTCGTGATCCCCGAGAAGGGGAAAGAGGCGGAGGCGGCGAAGCGGGCGGCGGCGCTCCACAGCGGAAAACCGGAGAGCGCGAAGAAGGGGGCCGAGGCGGGCAAGGGCTCCGCGGCGGGCAAGAAGAACGAGGGCAAGAAGAAGGACGCGAAGGCCCTCGCCGCCGAGGCGCGCAACCGCAAGCCGGCGACGTACGCGCAGAAGCCGAAGCGGCCGGGGTTCGTCCGGATCGTGCGCGGGACCGAGAAGCTCGAGGCGCAGCTCATCACGCGCGGGGGGCGGCTCGTGCCGTCGGCGCTGCCGGGCGTGACGCGGATGCTCCGGCACACCGCGTCGAACGCGAAGATCCCGATCGACCCGCGGCTCGCCACCCTGCTCGGGATGGTGAGCGATCACTTCGGGGGTCGGACGATCCACGTGGTGAGCGGTTATCGCCCCGTCACGCCGACCCAATACACGAAGCATTCCAACCACAATGTAGGCAGGGCCGTCGACTTCATGGTCGAGGGCGTGCCCAACACGGTGGTTCGTGATTTCTGCCGCACATTCAGGAACGCTGGTGTGGGGTACTACCCAAACAGCACTTTCGTCCACATGGATGTCCGCAGCACGAAAGTGTATTGGGTCGACTACTCTCGGCCTGGTGAGGCTCCACGCTATGATTCCCCAGTGGCCCAAGCCGCAGCCGACGAGGCTGCGGGGGATGTTGACAACGCGCCTGGCGCGGTTGGAGCCCCCGGTCCCGAGGCCAAGAAGGATGGCTCGCCCACATCTGTCCCCCAAGACGGGGGGTCAAACGGCACCCATCCCCCCCCTTCGCAACCTGTTGATCCCACAACTGGAAACCGGAGCTCCCAGGCTCCGGGGCGGTAG